A stretch of Schaalia odontolytica DNA encodes these proteins:
- a CDS encoding S8 family serine peptidase, with amino-acid sequence MHQRSWKTLIAGGAALAVGVTLTAFGAPAHAAGVPGITSEARAQDEVMNYAVNLTADASHYDFNAAVSKASENGVVLAQYPEFNTFFVQSVKASFAPTLGKSLVDAGISYQSIGPTRYKTVTGSEVRTEQPQTTASEANAVADAAGTRSTGLSADSQLNDFTPDEGDANAWGLAAVGALEAQQVDVPLENVTVGVMDTGIDPDHKDLKEHLDASRSVGCQINGIPSQNPADWKDDHYHGTHVAGTIAAAHNAYGVDGVAPSATIVAIKTSNEAGSFYPEYVACAFDWAAEHDIDVTNSSYYMDPYAFWMPTEGSQAAGLEAASRAIRYAKNHGVVNIAAEGNDNDDHDNPTIDKASPNDVEGAAVERNVAGGIDVPAMVNDSVVSVAAVALPTGTDPATAKFERSKFSNYGKTSVDVAAPGSRIWSTLPTWKKDPPFGYLSGTSMASPHAAGVAALIKQIHPDYTPDQTIALLKKQAGYTYDRLAAPEDGKEYRGAGLVNALAAVLKDQPQPVLGSLEYSHDGATDWRPLADASVSGTVYVRTTVSGPVTKASLKVGDKEAVTGTGTGAFEGNEVTLVAGPYNATDLIGDAPHVDVTVVAEGRNKDSRADDDVKDSIHFRVDESLRDGGAWTNSTDGWKYCYNDGYCARSKYIEIDGATYYFNGDAVMATGWVTFDAAWHWMTPSGRMATGWANVGGTWYYLDPATGAMATGWVDVDGSWYYLNASGAMATGWVNVDGYWYYLTGNGSMATGWTAVNGKWYYLTGNGAMAIGWVNDGGTWYYLDASGKMVTGWVSIDGTRYHFAPSGAWLG; translated from the coding sequence ATGCATCAACGCTCATGGAAGACCCTCATCGCGGGAGGCGCGGCGCTCGCTGTCGGCGTCACGCTCACCGCGTTCGGCGCCCCCGCCCACGCGGCGGGCGTCCCGGGGATCACCTCCGAGGCTCGCGCCCAGGACGAGGTCATGAACTACGCGGTCAACCTGACCGCCGACGCCTCCCACTACGACTTCAACGCGGCCGTCTCCAAGGCCTCGGAAAATGGTGTGGTCCTGGCCCAGTACCCCGAATTCAACACCTTCTTCGTCCAGTCGGTGAAGGCCTCCTTCGCCCCGACGCTCGGCAAGAGCCTCGTCGACGCCGGCATCTCCTACCAGTCGATCGGCCCCACCCGCTACAAGACGGTCACTGGCTCCGAGGTGCGCACCGAGCAGCCGCAGACCACCGCGTCCGAGGCCAACGCCGTCGCTGACGCCGCGGGCACCCGCTCGACCGGCCTGTCCGCCGACTCCCAGCTCAACGACTTCACCCCCGACGAGGGCGACGCCAACGCCTGGGGCCTGGCCGCCGTCGGCGCGCTCGAGGCCCAGCAGGTCGACGTCCCCCTCGAGAACGTGACTGTCGGCGTCATGGACACCGGCATCGACCCCGACCACAAGGACCTCAAGGAGCACCTGGACGCTTCGCGTTCCGTGGGCTGCCAGATCAACGGCATCCCCAGCCAGAACCCCGCGGACTGGAAGGATGACCACTACCACGGCACGCACGTCGCCGGCACTATCGCCGCCGCGCACAACGCCTATGGCGTGGACGGCGTGGCCCCCAGCGCGACCATCGTCGCGATCAAGACCTCGAACGAGGCCGGCTCCTTCTACCCCGAGTATGTGGCCTGCGCCTTCGACTGGGCTGCCGAGCACGACATCGACGTGACGAACTCCAGCTACTACATGGACCCCTACGCCTTCTGGATGCCCACCGAGGGCTCCCAGGCCGCGGGCCTTGAGGCTGCCTCGCGCGCGATCCGCTACGCGAAGAACCACGGCGTCGTCAACATCGCCGCCGAGGGTAACGACAACGACGACCACGACAACCCGACGATCGACAAGGCCTCGCCGAACGACGTCGAGGGCGCCGCGGTCGAGCGCAACGTGGCCGGCGGCATTGACGTGCCCGCCATGGTCAACGACTCGGTCGTCTCCGTGGCCGCCGTCGCCCTGCCCACCGGTACCGACCCGGCCACGGCCAAGTTCGAGCGTTCCAAGTTCTCCAACTACGGCAAGACCTCCGTGGACGTGGCCGCCCCCGGCTCGCGCATCTGGTCGACCCTGCCGACCTGGAAGAAGGATCCGCCTTTCGGTTACCTGTCGGGTACCTCAATGGCTTCCCCGCACGCTGCGGGCGTCGCCGCGCTGATTAAGCAGATCCACCCGGACTACACGCCCGACCAGACGATCGCCCTGCTCAAGAAGCAGGCTGGCTACACCTACGACCGCCTCGCTGCGCCCGAGGATGGTAAGGAATACCGCGGCGCCGGCCTCGTCAACGCCCTGGCCGCAGTCCTCAAGGACCAGCCGCAGCCCGTCCTCGGCAGCCTTGAGTACTCCCACGACGGTGCCACCGACTGGCGTCCGCTGGCCGATGCGTCTGTCTCCGGTACCGTCTACGTGCGCACCACGGTCTCCGGCCCCGTCACCAAGGCCTCCCTGAAGGTCGGCGACAAGGAAGCCGTGACCGGCACCGGCACGGGCGCCTTCGAGGGGAACGAGGTCACGCTCGTGGCCGGCCCCTACAACGCCACCGACCTGATCGGCGACGCCCCCCATGTGGACGTCACGGTTGTCGCCGAGGGGCGCAACAAGGATTCCCGCGCCGATGACGACGTCAAGGACTCGATTCACTTCCGCGTGGATGAATCCCTGCGCGATGGCGGCGCCTGGACCAACAGCACCGATGGCTGGAAGTACTGCTACAACGACGGCTACTGCGCCCGCAGCAAGTACATCGAGATTGACGGCGCCACCTACTACTTCAACGGCGACGCCGTGATGGCGACCGGCTGGGTCACCTTCGATGCCGCGTGGCACTGGATGACTCCGTCCGGCCGCATGGCGACGGGCTGGGCCAACGTGGGTGGCACCTGGTACTACCTCGATCCCGCCACCGGCGCGATGGCCACCGGCTGGGTTGACGTCGACGGCTCCTGGTACTACCTGAACGCCTCGGGCGCGATGGCGACCGGCTGGGTCAACGTGGACGGTTACTGGTACTACCTGACCGGCAACGGCTCCATGGCCACCGGCTGGACCGCCGTCAACGGCAAGTGGTACTACCTGACCGGCAACGGCGCGATGGCGATCGGCTGGGTCAACGACGGCGGCACCTGGTACTACCTTGACGCCTCCGGCAAGATGGTGACCGGCTGGGTCTCCATCGATGGCACGCGCTACCACTTCGCGCCCTCCGGCGCGTGGCTCGGCTGA
- a CDS encoding dihydrolipoyl dehydrogenase family protein yields the protein MSTNAIENVDLLVVGGGKAGKSLAMERAKAGWKVAMVERQFVGGTCINVACIPTKSLVNSARRLSDARTDEAFGIVGTEGARVDLAKLRAHKEGIVGAMVGAHEKMFAAPGLDFIRGEARFTGERTVTIALEDGGERTIRGERVLINLGSRPARPAIPGLWESGAWTNEEILRLEELPSSLAIIGASYIGVEFASMMATFGVDVTLISSGDHVLPREDEDAARVVEAGLEAAGVRIVPGRAESASREGNTTTLTLSDGSTVSAEAVLVAVGRVPNTDGIGLDEAGVELTDRGFVAVDEHLRTSAEGVWAAGDCAGTPMFTHASWSDFRIIRAQLTGASLDDATTTTKGRTIPYAVFATPELARIGLSEGEAREAGLDVRIAKVPTAAIPRAKTMRYAGEGFWKAVVDANTHQILGATLIGPNVSEVITAVHVAMAGGLTYEQLRFLPIAHPTMGEGLQVLFDSLG from the coding sequence ATGTCCACGAACGCAATCGAGAACGTCGACCTGCTGGTTGTCGGCGGCGGCAAGGCCGGAAAGTCCCTCGCGATGGAGCGCGCGAAGGCGGGCTGGAAGGTCGCCATGGTGGAGCGCCAGTTCGTCGGCGGCACCTGCATCAATGTCGCCTGCATCCCCACGAAGTCGCTGGTCAACTCGGCTCGTCGCCTCAGTGACGCCCGCACGGACGAGGCGTTCGGCATCGTCGGCACCGAGGGCGCGCGCGTGGACCTGGCCAAGCTCCGCGCCCACAAGGAGGGCATCGTCGGCGCCATGGTCGGCGCGCACGAGAAGATGTTCGCAGCCCCCGGCCTGGACTTCATCCGTGGCGAGGCTCGTTTCACGGGCGAGCGCACGGTCACCATCGCGCTGGAAGACGGCGGCGAGCGCACGATTCGTGGTGAGCGCGTCCTCATCAACCTCGGTTCGCGCCCGGCGCGTCCCGCGATCCCGGGCCTGTGGGAGTCCGGCGCGTGGACGAACGAGGAGATCCTGCGTCTCGAGGAGCTCCCCTCCTCCCTGGCGATCATCGGCGCCAGCTACATCGGCGTGGAGTTCGCGTCGATGATGGCGACGTTCGGCGTGGACGTCACGCTTATCTCTTCGGGTGATCACGTGCTGCCTCGCGAGGACGAGGACGCCGCCCGCGTCGTCGAGGCGGGCCTGGAAGCCGCCGGCGTGCGCATCGTGCCCGGCCGCGCTGAGTCTGCCTCGCGCGAGGGCAACACGACGACCCTGACGCTCTCCGACGGCTCGACGGTGTCCGCCGAGGCGGTCCTGGTGGCCGTGGGTCGCGTGCCCAACACGGACGGCATCGGCCTGGACGAGGCCGGGGTTGAACTCACCGATCGTGGTTTCGTCGCGGTGGATGAGCACCTGCGCACCTCCGCTGAGGGCGTGTGGGCGGCCGGCGACTGCGCGGGCACCCCCATGTTCACGCACGCGTCCTGGTCGGACTTCCGCATCATCCGCGCGCAGCTGACCGGCGCGTCCCTGGACGATGCGACCACCACCACGAAGGGCCGCACGATCCCCTACGCCGTGTTCGCCACCCCCGAGCTGGCGCGCATCGGCCTGTCCGAGGGCGAGGCCCGCGAGGCCGGCCTGGACGTGCGTATCGCCAAGGTTCCCACGGCCGCGATTCCGCGCGCCAAGACGATGCGCTACGCGGGCGAGGGCTTCTGGAAGGCCGTCGTGGATGCGAACACGCACCAGATCCTGGGCGCCACGCTGATCGGCCCGAACGTCTCCGAGGTCATCACTGCCGTGCACGTCGCCATGGCTGGCGGCCTGACCTACGAGCAGCTGCGCTTCCTGCCGATCGCGCACCCGACCATGGGCGAGGGCCTGCAGGTCCTCTTCGACTCCCTGGGCTGA
- a CDS encoding type II toxin-antitoxin system Phd/YefM family antitoxin has protein sequence MRALEIGDFKEDVGAALARASSGEVVTLTEEGQPVAELGPVRMSTYAQLRELGLERPAMADLDAYQMPSKNLPDGRGIVGKLDD, from the coding sequence ATGAGGGCTCTAGAAATTGGTGATTTCAAAGAGGATGTGGGGGCCGCTCTGGCGCGCGCCTCATCCGGTGAAGTCGTCACGCTCACTGAGGAAGGTCAGCCCGTTGCCGAGCTGGGTCCCGTGCGCATGTCGACCTACGCGCAGTTGCGCGAACTGGGCCTCGAGCGCCCCGCTATGGCGGACCTCGACGCTTACCAGATGCCGTCCAAGAACCTGCCCGACGGGCGGGGGATCGTCGGCAAACTGGACGATTGA
- the hrpB gene encoding ATP-dependent helicase HrpB → MPTLEELVSHPPQLPVTRALGDIAAATRPGGCAVITAPPGTGKTTLLPPAVAVALAQYDASAGRVLVTQPRRVAARAAARRIARLLGEEVGGQVGYSVRGDSRVSERTRVEMVTPGVALRRLQRDPELPGVSALIVDEFHERDLDTDLALAFALDARSALRDDLFVTLTSATLEASRTVDFLRASTGEEPALVDIPGDIFPLELRYTPPPRGVEAVGAIGNERVGVRREYLAHVARTVEETVAATEGSVLVFLPGVGEIETVRGNLHLGNIPVLTLHGQLSAAEQDRALSPASGRRVILSTSIAESSLTVPGVSVVVDAGLAREPRFDAGRSLSSLVTVPAALARLDQRAGRAARTGPGVAVRVMDSVDVARRPAQSAPGIATQDLTDARLQVAAWGTPVEELALLDAPPAGTWEAAGQRLSSLGAIDEAGAATALGRTLASLPLDPPLGRALLASSAILGTSKAARFVALLSEDLRVPGADLGALERRLGRGGASDAGVGKAQAARVKETRARLERLAQRLPNSASDDALASVVTTHQEAGSRTREDELALTCALAYPEWIARRRPGSAAYILAGGVGAELPQGSPLEGQEWLAVASIDRAPASRHARILAAVPLSEEDALVAGAALLETRTQASIDKGALRATRTRALGAIPLKSAPASSLSEEEAVALVAEHLAARGLGDLGWGKEASSLRERMRVLHEVLGDPWPDVSDEALAGSAHEWLLPWAKRLAQGGSLSSVSVLEALRSMLPWPDAARLDELAPEKMPIPSGGTRPIDWSGAHPVLTLRVQQAFGWTDTPRLVDGRVPLVLHLTDPAGRPAAVTSDLTSFWAGPYRDVRAQLRGRYPKHPWPEDPLNAEPTNRAKRRG, encoded by the coding sequence ATGCCCACCCTCGAAGAACTCGTTTCGCACCCGCCGCAGCTGCCGGTCACGCGCGCCTTGGGCGATATCGCGGCGGCGACGCGGCCGGGTGGCTGCGCGGTGATCACGGCGCCTCCGGGCACGGGTAAGACGACGCTACTGCCGCCCGCGGTGGCGGTGGCATTGGCCCAGTACGACGCATCGGCGGGGCGTGTTCTCGTCACGCAGCCGCGCAGGGTGGCCGCGCGGGCTGCCGCTCGCAGGATCGCGCGCCTGCTCGGCGAGGAGGTCGGCGGGCAGGTCGGCTATTCGGTGCGCGGAGATTCGCGCGTCAGCGAGCGTACGCGCGTGGAGATGGTGACGCCGGGCGTGGCGCTGCGTCGCCTGCAGCGTGACCCCGAGCTGCCCGGGGTATCTGCCCTGATCGTCGACGAGTTCCATGAGCGCGACCTGGACACTGACTTGGCGCTGGCATTCGCATTGGATGCCCGCTCGGCGCTGCGCGACGACCTTTTCGTTACACTTACCTCGGCGACGCTCGAGGCCTCGCGAACGGTTGATTTCCTGCGCGCCTCGACGGGCGAGGAGCCCGCGCTCGTTGATATTCCGGGGGATATTTTTCCGCTGGAGCTGCGCTACACTCCCCCGCCGCGCGGCGTCGAGGCCGTGGGTGCGATCGGGAACGAGCGCGTGGGTGTGCGCCGCGAGTACCTGGCGCACGTGGCACGCACGGTCGAGGAGACGGTCGCCGCCACCGAGGGCTCGGTCCTCGTGTTCCTACCGGGCGTGGGCGAGATCGAGACCGTCCGAGGCAACCTGCACCTGGGCAACATCCCGGTCCTGACGCTTCATGGACAGCTCAGCGCCGCCGAGCAGGACCGCGCACTCTCCCCCGCTTCCGGTCGCCGCGTCATCCTCTCCACGTCCATCGCGGAGTCCTCGCTCACGGTTCCCGGCGTGTCCGTCGTCGTGGACGCGGGGCTCGCGCGCGAGCCGCGCTTCGACGCGGGGCGCTCCCTCTCCTCTCTCGTGACCGTTCCCGCGGCGCTCGCCCGACTCGACCAGCGTGCGGGCCGCGCCGCGCGCACCGGCCCGGGCGTCGCCGTGCGCGTCATGGACTCGGTGGATGTGGCCCGCAGGCCCGCGCAGTCGGCGCCGGGCATCGCCACGCAGGACCTGACGGACGCGCGACTCCAGGTCGCCGCGTGGGGCACCCCGGTGGAGGAACTCGCCCTGCTTGACGCTCCACCCGCGGGTACGTGGGAGGCCGCCGGGCAGCGCCTGTCCTCCCTGGGCGCCATCGACGAGGCCGGGGCCGCCACCGCTCTCGGCCGTACGCTGGCGTCGCTGCCGTTGGACCCGCCCTTGGGCAGGGCCCTCCTGGCGTCGAGCGCGATCCTGGGGACGTCAAAGGCGGCGCGTTTCGTTGCCCTCCTGTCGGAGGACCTGCGCGTTCCGGGGGCTGACCTGGGTGCGCTGGAGCGTCGGCTGGGTCGCGGTGGCGCCAGCGATGCGGGAGTCGGGAAGGCGCAGGCGGCGCGGGTGAAGGAGACGCGGGCACGCTTGGAGCGCCTGGCGCAGCGTCTGCCGAATTCCGCGTCGGACGACGCCCTCGCGTCCGTTGTGACTACGCACCAGGAGGCGGGCTCGCGCACGCGCGAGGACGAGCTGGCTCTGACGTGCGCGCTGGCGTACCCGGAGTGGATCGCGCGGCGCCGCCCGGGGTCTGCCGCCTACATTCTGGCGGGCGGCGTGGGTGCCGAGCTGCCGCAGGGCTCTCCCCTTGAGGGGCAGGAGTGGCTGGCTGTTGCTTCGATCGACCGGGCTCCGGCGTCGCGCCACGCGCGTATTCTCGCGGCGGTGCCACTGTCGGAGGAGGACGCCCTGGTGGCCGGCGCGGCACTGCTGGAAACCCGCACACAGGCCTCGATCGACAAGGGGGCCTTGCGTGCGACCCGCACGCGCGCCCTGGGAGCTATCCCCCTCAAGAGCGCCCCGGCCTCGTCCCTGAGCGAAGAGGAGGCGGTCGCGCTGGTGGCGGAGCACCTGGCCGCGCGCGGACTGGGCGATCTGGGCTGGGGGAAGGAGGCCTCGTCCCTGCGCGAGCGCATGCGGGTGCTCCACGAGGTGCTCGGCGATCCGTGGCCGGACGTGTCGGATGAGGCCCTCGCGGGCAGCGCCCACGAGTGGCTCCTCCCCTGGGCGAAGCGCCTCGCACAGGGTGGTTCCTTGAGTAGCGTGTCGGTGCTTGAGGCGCTGCGCTCGATGCTGCCGTGGCCTGACGCTGCACGTCTCGACGAACTGGCGCCAGAGAAGATGCCGATTCCTTCCGGAGGTACGCGGCCCATCGACTGGAGCGGCGCGCACCCGGTGCTGACGCTGCGCGTCCAGCAGGCGTTCGGGTGGACGGACACTCCCCGACTGGTGGATGGGCGCGTTCCCCTGGTGCTGCATCTGACGGATCCGGCGGGGCGCCCCGCTGCTGTTACCTCTGACCTGACGTCGTTTTGGGCGGGGCCGTATCGGGACGTGCGCGCACAGCTACGCGGGCGCTACCCGAAGCATCCGTGGCCCGAGGACCCGCTCAACGCGGAGCCCACGAACCGCGCCAAGCGCCGGGGGTAG
- a CDS encoding PhoH family protein has protein sequence MTTENTAPALAAATLAHTTGRVTIPADMDPIVVLGVADQVLRALERGFPHVRFLVTGREISLAGTQADIDVAAGLLEELIGMARRGTALDATAVEQAIGLLGRLTSGDAPTEEILSARGRSIRPKTPGQKAYTDAIDRATVVFGIGPAGTGKTYLAMAQAVRRLLSGEVRRIVLTRPAVEAGENLGFLPGSLTDKIDPYLRPLYDALGDMLDPEALPKLMAAGTIEVAPLAYMRGRTLNDSFIILDEAQNTTVGQMKMFLTRLGFGSKVVVTGDASQIDLPGSQTSGLSVVENILGDIDDIEFCHLTSADVVRHELVGAIIDAYQRFDDRNAARRARARSHNTARREYTS, from the coding sequence ATGACTACGGAGAACACAGCGCCGGCGCTCGCGGCGGCCACCCTCGCACACACTACGGGGCGCGTCACCATCCCCGCAGACATGGACCCGATCGTGGTCCTCGGCGTCGCAGACCAGGTTCTGCGCGCCCTCGAACGTGGCTTCCCGCACGTCCGTTTCCTCGTGACCGGGCGAGAAATCTCGCTGGCCGGCACCCAGGCAGATATCGACGTGGCCGCGGGCCTCCTCGAAGAACTCATCGGCATGGCCCGGCGCGGCACCGCCCTGGACGCCACCGCTGTCGAGCAGGCCATTGGTCTGCTCGGACGCCTCACCTCGGGCGATGCACCCACGGAAGAGATCCTCTCCGCGCGCGGGCGTTCGATCCGCCCCAAGACCCCCGGCCAGAAGGCCTACACGGACGCCATCGACCGCGCCACCGTCGTCTTCGGCATCGGCCCCGCGGGCACCGGCAAGACCTACCTGGCGATGGCCCAGGCCGTGCGCCGACTCCTTTCCGGCGAGGTGCGCCGCATCGTCCTGACCCGCCCAGCCGTCGAGGCGGGGGAGAACCTCGGCTTCCTGCCCGGCTCTCTCACCGACAAGATCGACCCCTACCTGCGTCCCCTCTACGACGCGCTGGGGGACATGCTCGACCCCGAGGCCCTGCCCAAGCTCATGGCCGCCGGCACGATCGAGGTCGCGCCCCTGGCGTACATGCGCGGACGCACCCTCAACGACTCCTTCATTATCCTGGACGAGGCCCAAAACACGACGGTCGGCCAGATGAAGATGTTCCTCACCCGCCTGGGTTTCGGCTCCAAGGTCGTCGTCACGGGCGACGCCTCGCAGATCGACCTGCCGGGCAGCCAGACCTCGGGTCTGTCCGTCGTCGAAAACATCCTCGGCGACATCGACGACATCGAGTTCTGCCACCTGACCAGCGCCGACGTCGTGCGCCACGAGCTGGTCGGCGCGATCATTGATGCCTACCAGCGCTTTGACGATCGAAACGCCGCGCGTCGCGCACGCGCACGCAGCCACAACACCGCACGCAGGGAGTACACGTCATGA
- the ybeY gene encoding rRNA maturation RNase YbeY, with amino-acid sequence MTEVINETDYEINEAEFSALADYVLDQMHVSSDAEVNIIFIEPEPMEDLHVRWLDLPGPTDVMSFPMDELRPGTADHPTPPGMLGDICICPQVAARQAAESGHSAAEEMLLLATHGMLHLLGYDHATDAEREVMFALQRKLLLTFLATR; translated from the coding sequence ATGACCGAGGTCATCAACGAGACCGACTACGAGATCAACGAAGCCGAGTTTTCCGCGCTGGCCGACTACGTGCTCGACCAGATGCACGTCAGCTCCGACGCGGAAGTCAACATCATCTTCATCGAGCCCGAGCCGATGGAAGACCTGCACGTGCGCTGGCTGGACCTGCCCGGCCCCACCGACGTCATGAGCTTCCCCATGGACGAGCTGCGCCCCGGCACGGCGGATCACCCCACGCCCCCCGGCATGCTCGGTGATATCTGCATCTGCCCGCAGGTTGCCGCCCGCCAGGCCGCCGAGTCCGGCCACAGTGCCGCCGAGGAGATGCTCCTCCTGGCCACGCACGGCATGCTGCACCTCCTGGGCTACGATCACGCGACCGACGCCGAGCGCGAGGTCATGTTCGCCCTCCAGCGCAAGCTCCTCCTGACCTTCCTGGCCACCCGATGA
- a CDS encoding hemolysin family protein translates to MILPLQASPALPILDVPSVALLVLAVVALAFASVAQSVEQAVQRLTLAGVEDLIEEERRNARILYGLVDHRQRTLLSLRAFRTFWQVVYAVMGTIILVDTRLPWWAVALIAVLVIAALQLLFVSFLPAQWGARNPEGIALAGTRFADRLARLSHMVDPLLTRVRSSRPAPEPTEAQVRAELISDLREIVDEVGEPESFEEEDRDMVRSVLDLGHTLVREVMVPRTDMVTIDADTPAPSALRLFVRSGFSRVPVVGDDVDDIRGILYFKDLVSRWEATGGQLDMRAEQMMRPAEFAVEMKPADDMLRQMQAERFHMAIVIDEYGGVAGLVTLEDLLEEVVGELTDEHDRHSIEPEEVEPGVWRVPARYPISELGELLDREIEDEDVDSVGGLLAKAIGRVPLPGATGTLAGVIMTAEEARGRRRQVSTILCRLDPDAQLLTPDLNPADDKDN, encoded by the coding sequence ATGATCCTTCCCCTGCAGGCGTCCCCGGCCTTGCCGATCCTGGATGTGCCCTCCGTGGCGCTCCTGGTCCTCGCGGTCGTTGCCCTGGCGTTCGCGTCTGTCGCCCAGAGCGTCGAGCAGGCCGTCCAGCGCCTGACCCTGGCCGGCGTCGAGGATCTCATCGAGGAAGAGCGCCGGAACGCGCGCATCCTCTATGGCCTCGTCGATCATCGCCAGCGCACCCTGCTGTCGCTGCGCGCCTTCCGTACCTTCTGGCAGGTCGTCTACGCGGTCATGGGCACGATCATCCTGGTCGATACACGCCTGCCGTGGTGGGCGGTCGCCCTCATCGCGGTGTTGGTGATCGCGGCCCTGCAACTGCTCTTCGTATCCTTCCTGCCCGCCCAGTGGGGCGCGCGCAACCCCGAGGGCATTGCCCTGGCAGGCACCAGGTTCGCGGACCGCCTCGCGCGCCTCAGCCACATGGTCGACCCGCTGCTGACCCGCGTGCGCTCCTCGCGCCCCGCCCCCGAGCCCACCGAGGCTCAGGTGCGCGCCGAACTGATCTCCGACCTGCGCGAGATCGTCGACGAGGTCGGCGAACCCGAGAGCTTCGAGGAAGAGGACCGCGACATGGTCCGCTCCGTCCTCGACCTCGGGCACACGCTCGTGCGTGAGGTCATGGTGCCGCGCACGGACATGGTGACCATCGACGCCGACACGCCCGCCCCCTCCGCCCTGCGCCTGTTCGTGCGCTCCGGCTTCTCCCGCGTACCCGTCGTCGGCGACGACGTGGACGACATCCGCGGCATCCTGTACTTCAAGGACCTTGTGTCGCGCTGGGAGGCTACGGGCGGCCAACTCGACATGCGCGCCGAGCAGATGATGCGCCCCGCCGAGTTCGCCGTCGAAATGAAGCCCGCGGACGACATGCTGCGCCAGATGCAGGCCGAGCGTTTCCACATGGCCATCGTCATCGACGAGTACGGCGGCGTCGCGGGCCTGGTGACCCTCGAGGATCTCCTTGAGGAAGTCGTCGGCGAGCTGACCGACGAGCACGACCGCCACTCCATCGAACCCGAGGAAGTCGAGCCGGGCGTTTGGCGCGTCCCCGCACGCTACCCGATCTCCGAGCTGGGTGAGCTCCTCGACCGCGAGATCGAAGACGAGGACGTCGACTCCGTCGGCGGCCTGCTCGCCAAGGCGATTGGGCGGGTGCCCCTCCCCGGCGCGACCGGCACCCTCGCCGGCGTCATAATGACGGCGGAAGAGGCGCGCGGGCGCCGTCGCCAAGTCTCCACGATTCTCTGCCGTCTCGACCCCGACGCACAGCTCCTGACCCCCGACCTCAACCCCGCCGACGACAAGGACAACTGA